In Candidatus Nanopelagicales bacterium, the genomic window CCGTGGCCGCGGACAGCGAGACTTTGCCGTCGAGATCTGCTGGCTCAACTCCCGCATCCCCCAACTGGGCCCGTAGCGTATCAATCGACGTGGTGACGACCAGGTGCACCGGCACTCCACCGGTGCCAGTGGGCATCTCTGGGTTCGTCAACGCCATCTTGACTAGTTCACGCAGCGCCACCACGTTCGCGGCCGACGAGCGAGGGCGGCCTATCGGCCGGTCGCCAGCAGCGCAGGCGAATGCGGGGCCACGTTTGCGGAACAGCGATTCCGATGTCGCGTTGAGTGCCTCGACGAGGGCCATCCCCGTTTCCATGTCGAGCATGCCTTCCACCGCAACCATGCCGTAGATCGTCGTCGATACATGCAGGTAGGCGTCCGCCGCTTTGTCGACGTAGTCTTCGGCGACCGAAAATGCGTCGACCCGATGAGCCCAGGCATCGACCGCTCGGCGGAATTTGCCAGGGCGAACTTGGCTCGAGAGGGTTGCGAAGATTTGATCCGCCGCCGGCAGTGCTTCCCGTCGACAGCCACTCTTGCCGGTGGCCCGAGCCAGCGTCGACATGTGCTCGATGGTCGTATCGCCAGCGAGGAACACCGCAGCGGTTTCTGGCAATTCATCCATGACACGGCTGACCCCGATCCGCGAGCTGGCCGACTGTGGGCTGGAGCTTGTTGCCACCTCGACCCATGACCGCAAGCTTCGGGAGCCGTCGATCTCCCACTGGCCTGACCTATCGAGAGTCGCCAGTGCGGCAGCTTCCATGGCGTTGACCTGATTGCGGATCCGGGCAAGCTGGGTGACGACCTCGCGAAGCTGAGATGGGTGGAGCTCGTTTTCTGTGGCCTCGGACAGCTCGCGGCTCACGCGGTGCAAGAACGCTGGTTGGCTGCGCTCCAAGGTCTGATCGGATGTGGGAAACACAAAATCACCGCCTTCGAGGGGTAGTCCGCGCGGCCTTCGCGCTACACCAACCAATCCTCAAAGCTGCGGCAACTTTTTCTGCCGAATCGTCATCTGCGTCACGGCCGAGAACTTCTACTCGGCGATCCATCTGTGTGGTTGGTGTAGCTCAACCCTAGCTTCGACCGCAGACAATTGCTCGTACATATGTTCGAATCTCCGTGTGTGTTGGAGCAAGTTTCACACCTGTACCTCGCCTCCCAGAGTCCCGTCACCTCGTCGGCGCGAACGGTGCGATCGGGCCGTGTCAGCCGGTGCGGTGGTTGCGGCAGAGAACGGGTTCGTAGAGTGAATCCATGAGTCCTAGCGTGCAGAAAGCCGCAGTCAACGGAATCGAGATCGCCTACCAGACCTTTGGCGAACCAACGAACCCTCCGATGCTGTTGATCATGGGTCTGGGTACCCAGATGATTGCGTGGCCGGAGGAGTTCTGCAACGACCTCGCTGACCACGGCTTGTTCGTGATTCGCTTCGACAACCGCGACGTCGGGGAGTCGACCCACATCAACGGCGAGCCTGCACCCGGCCTGGCTGATCTGTTGCTCAAGCGCAAGCCGCTGGCCTACCGGATCGAAGACATGGCCGATGACGCCACTGGACTCATGGATGCACTCGGTCTGCAGAGTGCTCACATCGTTGGTGCATCGCTCGGAGGATTCATCGCCCAGACGATTGCCCTGCGAGCACCCAAACGAGTTCGTAGCCTCAGCTTGATCATGACCTCAACCGGCTCTCGCCGCGTTGGCCAGGCGAAGCCGAAACTCCTGTTGCGAATGCTCAAGCGACGCGACGTAGCCGATCGACACGCAGCCATCGCAGCGACCATCGACACGTTCCGGCTGATCGGATCGCAGGGCTACGCCTTCGACGAGGAGCGCCTCAGCGAGATCGCTGGCCAAAGCTACGACCGTGGCTACAACCCCGACGGGTACCTGCGTCAACTCGCTGCGGCGACGCATCAGCCGAATCGAACCAAGGCGCTTGCTGCCGTCGAAGCACCAACGCTGGTGATGCATGGACTCGGTGACCCCTTGATTGCCGTCAGCGGGGGTGTCGCTTTGGCACGGGCCATCCCGGGCGCTCGGTTCGTTGGCTTCAACGGAATGGGTCACGACCTGCCGCGTGCGCTCTGGCCAGAGTTCACCGCCGAGATCCTCGAACTGGCGAACCCCACCGATCAGTCCTGATTCGCGCTCGTCCGCCAACGGTCCGCCAGCAACTTGCCTCCACCAGCACCCACGAGTCATGCTCAACCCGTGCCGCTACCCCCTGACCTACTCGCCGTCGCGAGCGACATCAAGGGGTTCCTTCCCGACGATGAGGCCGCGGCGCTGCACGACGCAGCGGTCGCTGCCGGCGCTGGTACGTGGCTGGAGATCGGCACGTATTGCGGCAAATCGACCGTTCACCTCGGTGGCGCGGCACGTGCGGCCGGCGCCCACCTGGTCACCGTCGATCACCACCGTGGTTCCGAAGAGAACCAGGCGGGTTGGCAGTGGCACGACCCTGACCTCGTCGATCCCGTGACTGGATTGTTGGACACCCTGCCGTCCCTGCGGCACACAGTGTGGCGCGCCGATCTGGCGGATGTCGTTTCGGTCGTCGTCGCAAGCACGCAGCAAGTGGCCCGATGGTGGACAACGCCGTTGCGCTTCCTGTTCTTGGACGGAAACCACACCGAGGCCACGGCGCAGCACGACTACGCGGCCTTCGCTCAGCATGTGGTTGTCGGCGGGACGCTGGCCGTTCATGATGTCTTTCCCAACCCGGCTGATGGTGGCCAACCGCCGTGGCATGTGGTCCAACGTGCCGTCGGCAGTGGCGCCTTCGAACAGATAGGGCAAGTTGGGTCGCTGCGTGTCTTGCGCCGCATCGATGGCGCGCCGTTTGATCAGCCAAGCGGAAGGCAACCTGCCGCAGGCCGGGGTGGCTAGTGAGCTGGGGCCGAGACGCGGCACTGGGCGTCCTCGCGCGAACACGCATCGGCGCTGACGAGCACCCCGGTCGGCAAGTCGGCACCCGCGAAGAGGCGCAGGGTCGACCCGCCAGCAAGTGCATCGCAGGCCAGGACCATGGCGGCGGCCGTCCAAGCGGACCGTTCGACCGGCCACCGAACACCCTCGTCGAAAACGAGGCCAGTCCAATACGAGCCGTCTTCCTCGCGCAGGTGTGACACGTCCTGCAGCAGTGAAATCGCCCGCTGGCGATCACCCATCACCGTGAGCGCGAGCGCCAACTCCGCTGTCTCCGCACCAGTCACCCAGGGTCGGTCGCTGACGCATCGAATGCCGAAGCCAGGAACAACGAAGTCGTCCCATCGGGACTGGAGCAACAGCTGCGCCGCGTCGCCACGAACGGACCCGCCCAGCACCGGGTAGTACCAGTCCATCGAATATCGACTCTTATCGACGAAGCGCTCCCGGTGATGCGCCACCGCGTGGGACAGCGTGCCGGCGGCGAGTTCCCAATCGGGCTGCGGGCTGCCGACGAGTTCAGCAATGGCGATCCCGCACCGCAGTGCCTGATAGGTCGACGCCGAGCCGGTTAACAGTGCTTCCTGCGGTCGCTGGCCGAGCGGACTTTGTCCCCACCCCAGCTCCCCGCCGGGTAACTGCATGTCGACAACAAAATCCAGGGCCCGCGCGACAGTCGGCCACATCGTGTGGGGCAGTTGACGATCGCCTGTCGCTAACCACCATTGCCACACTCCGACCGCGAGGTAGGCGCATTGGTTCGTGTCGACCGAGTGATCCAGGATGCGTGTGCCCGCGTACGACATCGCCCACGAACCGTCCGGTGCCTGGTTGGTACGCAACCAGTCGTAGGCCGCCGCCGCTTCTTCCAGTCGATTGCCCAAGGTCAGCGCCATCGCGCACTCGACGTGGTCCCACGCATCGGTATGACCGTCCGGCCACGGAAGCGCACCGCAGGGATCCTGTATCGACGCAATCGACGACACGGTTCGCTGAAGTTGGGCAGCGCTGAGCACGCCTGGGCAAGCGAGCAGTTCAGGCTGGCGCATGAGCGAGCTCCGGTTTGCGCAGGTAGACCACCAGGCTCTTGCCGATGACTGGGTTGAGGGCGCGCTCGGCGATGCGCGTGGCAGCCGGCGCCTTCGTCATGTCCCACACCAACAAGCGGTGGTACGCCTTCACGAGCTGATGGTTCTGGGAGTGCACCCCGACGGCGCACTTGAGCCACCAGTAGGGCGCGTGCAATGCGTGCGCATGATGGTTCTCGACGTGAACCAGTCCGGTCGCCGTCAACCGATCGGTCAGGACGGTGCCCTTGTAAATCCGAATGTGGCCACCCTCGACTTCGTGGTACTCAGCTGACAGTGCCCAGCAGAGCTTTTCCGGCAACCAACGGGGCACTGAGACTGCGATACGTCCACCGGGCTTGAGCACCCGGAAGAGTTCGGCCATCGCCACCGAGTCCTGCGGAAGGTGTTCCAGAATCTCGGCGGCGACGATCCGGTCGAACGAGTCGTCGGGGAATGGCAATTGGTACGCGTCGCCTCGCACGACTGTGGCGGTGGCTCCAGGCGGAACTTCACCGGCCTCGTCCATGGCGGCGAACATGTCGGCGACGTTGCGCAGTTCGGCGGCATCCATGTCCAATGCGACAACGTCCGCACCCGACCGGTAGAGCGCGAACGCGTGTCGGCCCGCGCCGCAGCCCATGTCAAGCACCCGATCGCCGGGCCCAACGGGGAAGCGGTCGAAGTCAACCGTCAGC contains:
- a CDS encoding alpha/beta hydrolase; this translates as MSPSVQKAAVNGIEIAYQTFGEPTNPPMLLIMGLGTQMIAWPEEFCNDLADHGLFVIRFDNRDVGESTHINGEPAPGLADLLLKRKPLAYRIEDMADDATGLMDALGLQSAHIVGASLGGFIAQTIALRAPKRVRSLSLIMTSTGSRRVGQAKPKLLLRMLKRRDVADRHAAIAATIDTFRLIGSQGYAFDEERLSEIAGQSYDRGYNPDGYLRQLAAATHQPNRTKALAAVEAPTLVMHGLGDPLIAVSGGVALARAIPGARFVGFNGMGHDLPRALWPEFTAEILELANPTDQS
- a CDS encoding DUF222 domain-containing protein, producing MFPTSDQTLERSQPAFLHRVSRELSEATENELHPSQLREVVTQLARIRNQVNAMEAAALATLDRSGQWEIDGSRSLRSWVEVATSSSPQSASSRIGVSRVMDELPETAAVFLAGDTTIEHMSTLARATGKSGCRREALPAADQIFATLSSQVRPGKFRRAVDAWAHRVDAFSVAEDYVDKAADAYLHVSTTIYGMVAVEGMLDMETGMALVEALNATSESLFRKRGPAFACAAGDRPIGRPRSSAANVVALRELVKMALTNPEMPTGTGGVPVHLVVTTSIDTLRAQLGDAGVEPADLDGKVSLSAATARRLACDCAVLPVVMDSKSQVLDVGRRTRIISPQLRLAIDLRDRHCRFPDCEAPIQDIHHIVFWANGGRTDRENLVGLCLAHHQAVHERRYQLKGNANFKLQVIRT
- a CDS encoding methyltransferase domain-containing protein; this encodes MLTVDFDRFPVGPGDRVLDMGCGAGRHAFALYRSGADVVALDMDAAELRNVADMFAAMDEAGEVPPGATATVVRGDAYQLPFPDDSFDRIVAAEILEHLPQDSVAMAELFRVLKPGGRIAVSVPRWLPEKLCWALSAEYHEVEGGHIRIYKGTVLTDRLTATGLVHVENHHAHALHAPYWWLKCAVGVHSQNHQLVKAYHRLLVWDMTKAPAATRIAERALNPVIGKSLVVYLRKPELAHAPA
- a CDS encoding class I SAM-dependent methyltransferase codes for the protein MPLPPDLLAVASDIKGFLPDDEAAALHDAAVAAGAGTWLEIGTYCGKSTVHLGGAARAAGAHLVTVDHHRGSEENQAGWQWHDPDLVDPVTGLLDTLPSLRHTVWRADLADVVSVVVASTQQVARWWTTPLRFLFLDGNHTEATAQHDYAAFAQHVVVGGTLAVHDVFPNPADGGQPPWHVVQRAVGSGAFEQIGQVGSLRVLRRIDGAPFDQPSGRQPAAGRGG